DNA sequence from the Caldisericota bacterium genome:
CAATAGGGCCTGAGGAAGCATGGGAAGTAATAAAACAATTAAACCCAAAAATAGTTATCCCGATGCATTATAAGACACCATTTCTTACACTGGATATTCTTCCGCTGAACAATTTTTTAGAGAGCAAATCATATGAAGAAAAGGATGTTTTAGAAATTACCTCTTCTACAATTCCCAGTTCCCTCCAAATTATAACGTTTCCTTATCCGGAATAGGAAGTAGTTTCCTTAAAAAACGCTCGGAAATAGCAGCAGAAACAACCATTATTATTGCACTCCACTGATTGGGTGTAAGTGAAAGAAATCGAGTGGGAATATAGCGAACAAATTCTACCGCAAAAAGCAGCGGAGAAAATACATAGCAAAATAAGATAAATACTTGCCCGTGATATTTTCTGTGTTTCATAACGTAAAAAATAATTACAAAAAACGCTATCCAGCCCGCAAGAGAATCAAGTAACTGCGCCGGAAAAAGAGCTGTATTTAAAACATCGCACTCAGAACGTGGATCCGTAAAAATATTTACAAGAGGAAAGATATGAGGCCACCAGTTCGGCACAGCCAATCCATAACAGCAACCATTAAAAAAACAGGCAAATTTTCCAATGCCATACCCTATGGCAAGCCCGGGTGCTCCAACGTCAAGAAATTTCCAAAAAGAAACTTTATACCTTTTAACAGAGAGAACAACAGCGATTATCCCGCCTAAAACTGACCCTTCAAATGAAAGCCCACCTTCCCAGACAGCAAGAATGTGCTGAGGATTATCAAAATAAAATGAAACGTACGGAGAAGTAAGTATCCAGCATATTCTTGCACCGAGTATCCCTCCAACAATTGCCAATATAGCAATATCAAGGAATGTATCTTCATTAAATACCTTAAGCTTATTAGAATAGTGCAGTGAAACAAAGATGGCAACAATAATCGCAATTGCGACTATTACCCCATATGTTCTTATTGTAAAATTTCCTACCGTAATAAAAATTGGATACATATAAACAACCTCCTCTCCTATCCGTAAATATCGTTAATTCCTTTTAAAGGATCTTCCTTCTTCTCCTGAACTTCATCAAAAAAATCATTCCCGTACTCCCTCACCCGCATAGCGACAGGCATAGGCACAGTATGCCCAAAAAGAAGGGTTTCCTGCGATTGAAGTGTCCGCAAAATCTTTTTCAACCGCTTCCCTCCGCCTACACCCTGGAACACTGCATCTGTATCTCTCTCGTCCAACAGTTGCAGCACAAA
Encoded proteins:
- the lgt gene encoding prolipoprotein diacylglyceryl transferase, with translation MYPIFITVGNFTIRTYGVIVAIAIIVAIFVSLHYSNKLKVFNEDTFLDIAILAIVGGILGARICWILTSPYVSFYFDNPQHILAVWEGGLSFEGSVLGGIIAVVLSVKRYKVSFWKFLDVGAPGLAIGYGIGKFACFFNGCCYGLAVPNWWPHIFPLVNIFTDPRSECDVLNTALFPAQLLDSLAGWIAFFVIIFYVMKHRKYHGQVFILFCYVFSPLLFAVEFVRYIPTRFLSLTPNQWSAIIMVVSAAISERFLRKLLPIPDKETL